Part of the Musa acuminata AAA Group cultivar baxijiao chromosome BXJ3-10, Cavendish_Baxijiao_AAA, whole genome shotgun sequence genome, GATGCCTCCGACGACGAAGAAGACAAGGAGTACCTCTTTGGAGCAGAAGATGAGGATGTTGAGGAGGAGGGCTTCAGCGAATCCCTCGATGCGGATGCCACCGAGGAGGAGTTCGAGTTCGGCGAATCCACCTGCGGCTCCGAAGAGGAGCGGGAGATCGATTACGATGATGAGGAGGAAGACCAGGATGAGGCGGTGGCCGTGGAGGAGGAGGTAGAGTCACCGAGATCGATGCCGTGGAACGGTAGGGCGCAGAGATCCGGGGCTTTGGTTGATGACGAGGAGGAAGAGACTAAGGATTGGTTCAGATCTTGCCGGCGGAACCTTGTGGCCTTGGATTAcgccgaggaggaagaggacgatgATGACCATGATGAGGATTTTCTtccagatgatggcggtgatgacAGTCACGATGAAGAGGAGGTTTCCTTGGCCTCTGGAAAGAAAGGAGATCTCAAACGGCGTACAAAGAAACGGAAATCGAGGGTTTTTAAGCAAAAGAGATCAGAAAAGAGAATACGGAGAAGAAAATCggacgatgacgatgatgattcTGATTTCCCATATTCTAAAGAGGGTCTTCTCGTTAAGAATCGAATTGCATTTCATAAAGAACGGAATAAGCTCAAGAATgtaaagaggaggaagagatcgTCGGTTATATCAGAGTCATTATCGGATTCTGATTACATGATCTTTGAGTTGGACGATCTGGTTGTTGGAGGAGCCATTAATCCGCCAAAGCCAATAAACACTACCGAGGATGAAGAGAAAGGTAAAGAGAAAGAAGGTGATGAGTTGCAGAAGCAGATTTGTGGGATCTGCTTAGCAGAAGAGCGGACGAGGACAATTCAAGGAGAACTGGATTGCTGCGCACATTTTTTCTGCTTCAAATGCATAATGGAGTGGTCGAAAGTGGAGTCAAGATGTCCAGTTTGCAAGAGGAGGTTTTCAACTATCACCAAGTCCTCTAGGTCTGATCCTGGGTTTGGCATGAGGAAGGTTGTAAGCATCCAAGTGCGCAATCAGGTATTTCATTTGTGCTCTAATATGTTTTTGTTGAAAATGCAACTGTTTTTTACTTGTTATATTTCCTTCAGGAAGCATTTCCTTGTTCTCTGCTAACATTTAGTTAGTCCATGTGCTTAAATGTTCAGGACAATTATGTCAGAATCTGTTTTTTGCATTACTGCATTTGATTAGTTTAGTCACAATGAAAATGTTAACATGCATGAATTATGGACTGTGTGATAGATGCAATATTAATGATGATCAAATTAAAGAAATTATTCTTTGACCTACTTGATGATATGATTGAAAACTTAAGCATATCATT contains:
- the LOC135651981 gene encoding uncharacterized protein LOC135651981; its protein translation is MGKSRGVSYKKAHGERKRRRDASDDEEDKEYLFGAEDEDVEEEGFSESLDADATEEEFEFGESTCGSEEEREIDYDDEEEDQDEAVAVEEEVESPRSMPWNGRAQRSGALVDDEEEETKDWFRSCRRNLVALDYAEEEEDDDDHDEDFLPDDGGDDSHDEEEVSLASGKKGDLKRRTKKRKSRVFKQKRSEKRIRRRKSDDDDDDSDFPYSKEGLLVKNRIAFHKERNKLKNVKRRKRSSVISESLSDSDYMIFELDDLVVGGAINPPKPINTTEDEEKGKEKEGDELQKQICGICLAEERTRTIQGELDCCAHFFCFKCIMEWSKVESRCPVCKRRFSTITKSSRSDPGFGMRKVVSIQVRNQVYQPSEEEIRQMLDPYGSVVCTECQQDGDDGLMLLCDICDSCAHTYCVGLGREVPEGSWYCDCCRSATNGSSTSQNQGTVTDERARNGECLGLGTETEVAEHINATSYFQQSISLPPLVAVQRIDLNAPPTLEDDHGATLQDAGGVASTLSGRRAIHHRICILLSNSRRRPMFSPIGLLTDKVESDVMTQKTEESAHHLHSAG